A genomic window from Streptomyces brevispora includes:
- the cobO gene encoding cob(I)yrinic acid a,c-diamide adenosyltransferase, producing the protein MPQGQPVSVPDDGLTTRQRRNRPLLVVHTGIGKGKSTAAFGLALRAWNQGWPIGVFQFVKSAKWKVGEENALKVLGASGEGGSVAWHKMGEGWSWVQRDQQLDNEAAAREGWEQVKRDLAAETYRLYVLDEFAYPMHWGWVDTDEVVEVLRDRPGSQHVVITGRNAPAALVDAADLVTDMSKVKHPMDAGQKGQRGIEW; encoded by the coding sequence ATGCCGCAGGGACAGCCGGTCAGTGTGCCGGACGACGGGCTCACCACCCGTCAGCGCCGCAACCGGCCGCTGCTGGTGGTGCACACCGGCATCGGCAAGGGCAAGTCGACGGCGGCCTTCGGGCTGGCGCTGCGCGCCTGGAATCAGGGATGGCCGATCGGGGTCTTCCAGTTCGTGAAGTCGGCGAAGTGGAAGGTCGGTGAGGAGAACGCGCTGAAGGTCCTCGGCGCGAGCGGTGAGGGCGGGTCCGTCGCCTGGCACAAGATGGGCGAGGGCTGGTCCTGGGTCCAGCGCGATCAGCAGCTGGACAACGAGGCCGCGGCCCGCGAGGGCTGGGAGCAGGTCAAGCGTGATCTGGCCGCCGAGACGTACCGGCTGTATGTGCTCGACGAGTTCGCCTACCCCATGCACTGGGGATGGGTCGACACCGACGAGGTGGTCGAGGTGCTGCGCGACCGGCCCGGTTCGCAGCATGTGGTGATCACCGGGCGCAACGCGCCCGCCGCACTGGTGGACGCGGCGGATCTGGTGACCGACATGTCCAAGGTCAAGCACCCGATGGACGCCGGACAGAAGGGCCAGAGGGGCATCGAGTGGTGA
- a CDS encoding cobyrinate a,c-diamide synthase, protein MVTVPRLVIAAPSSGSGKTTVATGLMAAFAGRGLAVSGHKVGPDYIDPGYHTLATGRPGRNLDAYLCGPELIAPLFAHGAQGCDLAVVEGVMGLYDGASGLGELASTAQVAKLLRAPVVLVVDASSQSRSVAALVHGFASWDPRVRIGGVILNKVGSDRHETLLREALDESGVPVLGVLRRAEQMAVVSRHLGLVPVAERRGDAVAAVAAMGAQVLAGCDLDAVLALARSAPSLPGAVWSAAEAVGACGGAVPLPASSLDRGSAARTPQAPGSGAKEAPVVAVASGAAFTFSYAEHSELLAAAGAEVVPFDPLRDEELPEGTRGLVIGGGFPEVYAPELSANEPLRKAVAELAVSGAPVAAECAGLLYLARSLDGLPMCGVLDAEGRMSERLTLGYRDAVALSDSALAAAGTRMRGHEFHRTVLEPGAGDEPAWGMHRPERRVEGFVQQGVHASYLHTHWASAPGTARRFVERCKG, encoded by the coding sequence GTGGTGACGGTTCCGCGCCTGGTCATCGCCGCGCCGTCGTCCGGCAGCGGCAAGACCACCGTCGCGACGGGTCTGATGGCCGCCTTCGCCGGGCGGGGACTCGCCGTGTCCGGGCACAAGGTCGGGCCCGACTACATCGACCCGGGCTACCACACGCTGGCGACGGGCCGGCCGGGGCGCAATCTCGACGCGTACCTGTGCGGGCCGGAGCTGATCGCTCCGCTGTTCGCGCACGGTGCGCAGGGCTGTGACCTGGCGGTCGTCGAGGGTGTGATGGGGCTGTACGACGGGGCCTCGGGGCTCGGTGAGCTCGCTTCCACCGCGCAGGTGGCGAAGCTGCTGCGGGCGCCGGTGGTGCTGGTCGTGGACGCGTCGTCGCAGTCGCGGTCCGTGGCGGCGCTGGTGCACGGTTTCGCCTCGTGGGATCCGCGGGTGCGGATCGGCGGGGTGATCCTGAACAAGGTCGGCTCGGACCGGCACGAGACGCTGTTGCGCGAGGCCCTGGACGAGTCCGGGGTGCCGGTACTGGGGGTGCTGCGGCGGGCCGAACAGATGGCGGTGGTGTCGCGGCATCTGGGGCTGGTGCCGGTGGCCGAGCGGCGGGGCGACGCGGTGGCCGCTGTCGCGGCGATGGGGGCTCAGGTTCTGGCCGGGTGCGACCTGGACGCGGTCCTGGCTCTGGCGCGGTCCGCGCCGTCCTTGCCGGGTGCGGTGTGGAGCGCGGCGGAGGCGGTCGGCGCCTGCGGCGGGGCTGTTCCCCTACCTGCCTCTTCCCTTGACCGGGGCTCCGCTGCTCGAACACCGCAGGCACCGGGAAGTGGGGCGAAGGAGGCTCCGGTCGTCGCTGTCGCGTCCGGGGCCGCGTTCACCTTCTCCTACGCCGAGCACAGTGAGCTGCTCGCCGCCGCCGGGGCCGAGGTGGTGCCGTTCGACCCCTTGCGGGACGAGGAGTTGCCCGAGGGGACCCGGGGGCTGGTCATCGGGGGCGGGTTTCCCGAGGTGTACGCGCCCGAGCTGTCCGCCAACGAGCCGTTGCGCAAGGCCGTTGCGGAGCTTGCGGTCTCCGGGGCCCCGGTGGCCGCCGAGTGTGCCGGGCTGCTCTATCTGGCGCGGTCGCTCGACGGGCTCCCGATGTGCGGGGTGCTGGATGCCGAGGGGCGGATGTCCGAGCGGCTGACGCTCGGCTACCGGGACGCCGTGGCGCTCTCCGACAGCGCGCTCGCGGCGGCCGGTACGCGGATGCGCGGGCACGAGTTCCACCGGACCGTGCTGGAGCCGGGCGCCGGGGACGAGCCGGCCTGGGGCATGCACCGGCCGGAGCGGCGCGTGGAGGGGTTCGTGCAGCAGGGCGTGCACGCGAGTTATCTGCACACGCATTGGGCGTCGGCGCCCGGTACGGCCCGCCGATTCGTTGAGAGGTGCAAGGGATGA
- a CDS encoding putative cobaltochelatase has product MSTPYPFTAIVGQDDLRLGLLLNAVSPAVGGVLVRGEKGTAKSTAVRALAALVPEVSVVPGCRFSCDPASPDPACPDGPHEAGPGVSRAARTVELPVGASEDRLVGALDIERALAEGVKAFEPGLLADAHRGILYVDEVNLLHDHLVDLLLDAAAMGASYVEREGVSVRHAARFLLVGTMNPEEGELRPQLLDRFGLTVEVAASRETDLRVEVVRRRLAYDDDPAAFAAKWADEEGALRARIVAARALLPQVRLGDGALRQIAATCAAFEVDGMRADIVMARTATALAAWSGRTDVLAEDVRQAALLALPHRRRRNPFDAPGLDEDKLDDTLEQNSGEDDAPDPDGPGGGGPPPQGDGPDTPPQPEGGADDTPAQSVPEQSVPEQGKEQEPARGQSSGGGEQQPVRAGEPFRTKMLSVPGLGEGAAGRRSRARTEHGRTTGARRPRGALTKLHLAATVQAAAPHQRARGRSGRGLIVRRDDLRQATREGREGNLVLFVVDASGSMAARQRMSAVKGAVLSLLMDAYQRRDKVGLITFRGKEAAVVLPPTSSVDAAAARLETLPTGGRTPVAAGLLKAHDVLRVERLRDPSRRPLLVVVTDGRATGGPEPVALAARAARLHEIEGTASVVVDCESGPVRLGLAASLAGELGGTAVTLDELRADSIAGLVKDVQGSSRRAA; this is encoded by the coding sequence GTGAGTACGCCTTATCCCTTCACCGCCATCGTCGGACAGGACGATCTCCGGCTCGGCCTGCTGCTCAACGCCGTCTCGCCGGCCGTCGGCGGGGTGCTGGTGCGTGGCGAGAAGGGCACCGCCAAGTCCACCGCGGTGCGCGCCCTGGCCGCGCTCGTGCCGGAGGTGTCCGTCGTCCCCGGGTGCCGGTTCTCCTGCGACCCGGCGTCGCCCGATCCGGCGTGTCCCGACGGGCCCCACGAGGCCGGGCCGGGCGTGTCGCGGGCGGCCCGGACGGTCGAACTGCCGGTCGGCGCCTCCGAGGACCGGCTCGTCGGGGCGCTCGACATCGAGCGGGCGCTCGCCGAGGGCGTGAAGGCCTTCGAGCCGGGGCTGCTCGCCGACGCGCATCGCGGAATCCTGTACGTGGACGAGGTCAATCTCCTCCATGACCATCTGGTGGACCTGCTGCTGGACGCGGCCGCCATGGGTGCCTCGTACGTGGAGCGCGAGGGCGTCTCCGTACGGCATGCCGCGCGCTTCCTGCTCGTCGGGACGATGAACCCCGAAGAGGGCGAACTGCGGCCGCAGTTGCTCGACCGGTTCGGGCTGACCGTCGAGGTCGCCGCGTCCCGGGAGACCGATCTGCGGGTCGAGGTGGTGCGGCGCCGGCTCGCGTACGACGACGATCCGGCCGCCTTCGCCGCCAAGTGGGCGGACGAGGAGGGCGCGTTGCGGGCCCGGATCGTGGCCGCGCGTGCGCTGCTGCCTCAGGTCCGCCTCGGTGACGGTGCGTTGCGGCAGATCGCCGCGACCTGTGCGGCCTTCGAGGTCGACGGGATGCGGGCCGACATCGTGATGGCCAGGACCGCCACCGCGCTGGCCGCGTGGTCGGGGCGTACCGATGTGCTGGCCGAGGACGTGCGGCAGGCCGCGTTGCTCGCGCTCCCCCATCGGCGCCGGCGCAACCCCTTCGACGCGCCGGGACTCGACGAGGACAAGCTCGACGACACGCTGGAGCAGAACAGCGGCGAGGACGACGCTCCGGACCCGGACGGCCCCGGTGGCGGCGGTCCTCCGCCGCAGGGCGACGGGCCCGACACGCCGCCGCAGCCCGAGGGCGGAGCCGACGACACGCCCGCGCAGTCCGTGCCCGAGCAGTCCGTGCCCGAGCAGGGCAAGGAGCAGGAACCCGCGCGCGGGCAGTCCTCCGGGGGTGGGGAGCAGCAGCCCGTGCGGGCCGGTGAGCCGTTCCGGACGAAGATGCTGAGCGTGCCCGGTCTGGGCGAGGGTGCGGCGGGGCGGCGCTCCCGGGCGCGTACCGAGCACGGGCGGACGACCGGTGCGCGGCGTCCGCGGGGCGCGCTGACCAAGCTGCATCTGGCCGCGACCGTGCAGGCCGCCGCCCCGCATCAGCGGGCGCGCGGGCGGTCGGGGCGCGGGCTGATCGTGCGGCGGGACGATCTGCGACAGGCCACGCGGGAGGGGCGCGAGGGGAACCTCGTGCTGTTCGTCGTGGACGCGTCGGGGTCGATGGCGGCCCGGCAGCGGATGAGCGCCGTGAAGGGTGCGGTGCTGTCCCTGTTGATGGATGCCTACCAGCGGCGGGACAAGGTCGGTCTGATCACCTTCCGGGGCAAGGAGGCGGCCGTGGTGCTGCCGCCGACGTCGTCGGTGGACGCGGCTGCCGCACGGCTGGAGACGCTGCCGACCGGTGGACGTACCCCGGTGGCCGCCGGGCTGTTGAAGGCCCATGACGTGCTGCGGGTGGAGCGGCTGCGCGATCCGTCGCGGCGGCCGCTGCTGGTCGTGGTGACCGACGGGCGGGCGACCGGGGGGCCGGAGCCGGTGGCGCTGGCCGCGCGGGCCGCCCGGCTGCACGAGATCGAGGGCACGGCTTCCGTGGTCGTGGACTGCGAGTCGGGTCCGGTGCGGCTCGGTCTCGCGGCGAGTCTCGCGGGCGAGCTGGGCGGTACCGCCGTCACGCTCGACGAGCTGCGGGCCGACTCGATCGCCGGGCTGGTCAAGGACGTTCAGGGCAGCAGCAGGAGGGCCGCGTAA